A section of the Carassius carassius chromosome 17, fCarCar2.1, whole genome shotgun sequence genome encodes:
- the slc25a12 gene encoding calcium-binding mitochondrial carrier protein Aralar1 isoform X2 — protein sequence MTPNDFVQKYLGLHTQLHYNPKTVQLLAGVADTTKDGLISFQEFLAFESVLCVPDALFIVAFQLFDKTGTGCVSFENVRDIFSQTTVHHHIPFNWDCEFIRLHFGNDRKKSLSYLEFSQFLQELQLEHARQAFAQKDKVKSGAVSALDFSDIMSTIRHHMLTPFVEENLVSAAVGGTSHMVSFSYFNAFNSLLNHMELIRKIYSTLAGSRKDTLVTKEEFVHAANKFGQITPMEIDILFQLSGLHSQTGRLNLADIERIAPLEEGALPYNLAEMQRQNSQADVSRPVWLQAAESAYRFTLGSIAGATGATAVYPIDLVKTRMQNQRSTGSFVGELMYKNSFDCAKKVLRYEGVFGFYRGLVPQLIGVAPEKAIKLTVNDFVRDKFTTKDDTIPLAAEILAGGCAGGSQVIFTNPLEIVKIRLQVAGEITTGPRVSALSVVRDLGFLGLYKGAKACFLRDIPFSAIYFPVYAHTKTSMADEDGRLGPLQLLTAGAIAGVPAASLVTPADVIKTRLQVAARAGQTTYSGVIDCFRKILKEEGFRALWKGAGARVFRSSPQFGVTLVTYELLQRWFYVDFGGHRPSGSEPTPKSRISELPPVSPEHVGGYRLAAATFAGVENKFGLHLPKFKSSGVMAIHSETPKEQAGAS from the exons ATGACACCCAATGATTTCGTGCAGAAGTATTTGGGCCTCCACACACAGCTCCACTACAATCCTAAAACTGTGCAGCTGCTCGCCGGTGTGGCAGACACTACAAAAGATGG TCTGATCTCGTTCCAAGAGTTTCTGGCCTTTGAGTCGGTGCTGTGTGTGCCTGATGCCCTCTTCATCGTGGCCTTCCAGCTGTTTGACAAGACAGGCACTGGATGTGTGTCCTTCG AGAATGTGCGTGATATCTTCAGCCAGACCACCGTACACCATCACATCCCCTTCAACTGGGACTGTGAGTTCATCCGCTTGCATTTCggcaatgacagaaaaaaaagtctCAGCTACCTGGAGTTCTCCCAATTCCTGCAG GAGCTGCAGCTGGAGCACGCCAGACAAGCGTTCGCACAGAAAGACAAGGTCAAGAGCGGCGCTGTTTCTGCCCTGGACTTCAGTGACATCATGTCCACCATCAGACACCACATGCTCACACCTTTCGTGGAGGAAAACCTTGTGTCT GCAGCGGTTGGTGGCACTTCTCACATGGTGAGCTTCTCCTACTTCAATGCCTTCAACTCTCTCCTGAACCACATGGAGCTGATTCGTAAGATCTACAGCACTCTCGCAGGGTCTCGCAAGGATACGCTCGTCACCAAAG aggagtttgttcatGCTGCAAATAAGTTTGGTCAGATTACTCCTATGGAAATCGACATCCTCTTCCAGCTTTCAGGACTGCACTCCCAAACAGG ACGCTTAAACCTGGCTGATATCGAGCGGATAGCACCACTAGAGGAAGGAGCCCTGCCATATAATCTAGCTGAGATGCAGAGACAG AATTCACAAGCGGATGTTTCTCGGCCTGTGTGGCTGCAGGCAGCAGAGTCAGCGTACAGATTTACTCTGGGATCCATCGCTGGAG ccaCGGGTGCCACAGCCGTGTACCCCATAGACCTGGTCAAGACCCGAATGCAGAACCAGCGCTCCACAGGCTCCTTCGTAGGAGAGCTCATGTACAAGAACAGCTTTGACTGCGCCAAGAAAGTCCTGCGATACGAGGGCGTCTTCGGCTTCTATAGAG GTCTTGTACCTCAGCTCATCGGAGTGGCTCCAGAAAAAGCCATCAAGCTCACT GTGAATGACTTTGTGAGAGACAAATTTACCACTAAAGATGATACGATACCTCTGGCTGCTGAGATTCTCGCTGGTGGATGT GCCGGTGGGTCACAGGTTATCTTCACCAATCCTCTGGAGATTGTTAAGATTCGTCTGCAGGTGGCCGGTGAGATCACTACAGGCCCCAGAGTGAGCGCGCTCAGCGTAGTCCGAGACCTTGGCTTTTTGGGCCTGTACAAG GGTGCGAAGGCTTGTTTCCTGCGTGATATCCCCTTCTCTGCCATCTATTTCCCCGTTTATGCTCATACGAAGACAAGTATGGCGGATGAGGATGGGAGGCTGGGTCCTCTGCAGCTGCTGACCGCTGGAGCCATCGCAG gTGTCCCGGCTGCTTCGCTCGTCACCCCTGCTGATGTGATCAAAACACGACTGCAGGTGGCTGCTCGCGCCGGTCAGACGACTTACTCTGGAGTGATCGACTGCTTCAGGAAGATCTTAAAGGAGGAAGGCTTCCGCGCTCTGTGGAAGGGAGCTggag CTCGTGTCTTCCGTTCCTCTCCTCAGTTCGGTGTGACCCTGGTGACCTACGAGCTCCTGCAGCGATGGTTCTACGTTGACTTCGGGGGACA TCGCCCTTCTGGTTCTGAACCAACGCCCAAATCCCGGATCTCTGAGCTTCCTCCTGTCAGTCCTGAGCACGTGGGTGGTTACCGTCTGGCAGCCGCCACCTTCGCCGGCGTGGAGAACAAGTTTGGACTGCACCtgcccaagttcaaatcctctGGGGTCATGGCCATTCACTCCGAAACGCCCAAGGAACAAGCCGGCGCATCGTAA
- the LOC132161578 gene encoding protein unc-50 homolog encodes MLPTSSPQIHQNGSLNTRDAARHTAGSKRYKYLRRLLHFRQMDFEFAIWQMLYLFTSPQKVYRNFQYRKQTKDQWARDDPAFLVLLSVWLCVSTVGFGLVLEMGFVETLKLLLWVVFIDCIGVGLLISTLMWFVTNKYLQKHPSRDNDVEWAYAFDVHLNAFYPLLVILHFLQLFFINHVVVINSDWFLGYFVGNTLWLVAISYYIYITFLGYNALPFLKNTVVLLYPFAVLGLLYVLSISLGWNFTKGLCWFYKHRVQ; translated from the exons ATGTTGCCGACGAGTTCCCCGCAGATCCATCAGAACGGCAGTCTGAACACTCGGGATGCAGCGCGGCACACGGCCGGCTCCAAGCGCTACAAATACCTGCGGCGACTGCTGCACTTCAGACAGATGGATTTTGAGTTTGCCATTTGGCAGATGCTCTACTTGTTCACATCGCCGCAGAAAGTGTACCGCAACTTCCAGTACCGCAAACAGACGAAAGACCAGTGGGCCCGAGACGACCCTGCGTTCCTGGTGCTGCTCAGCGTCTGGCTCTGTG TGTCGACGGTGGGCTTCGGTCTGGTTCTAGAAATGGGTTTTGTGGAGACGTTGAAGCTGTTGCTGTGGGTGGTTTTCATCGACTGTATCGGAGTCGGATTGCTCATATCTACACTCATGTG gTTTGTCACAAACAAATATCTACAGAAACATCCTAGCAGAGATAACGATGTGGAGTGGGCCTACGCGTTTGACGTCCATCTGAATGCTTTCTACCCTCTTCTGGTCATTCTGCACTTCCTACAGCTGTTCTTCATCAACC ATGTTGTGGTGATAAATTCAGACTGGTTCCTGGGTTATTTTGTGGGAAACACCTTGTGGCTTGTTGCCATCAGTTACTACATTTACATCACATTCCTAGGCTACAATG CACTTCCGTTCTTAAAGAACACCGTGGTGCTTCTGTATCCCTTCGCTGTGCTGGGACTCCTGTATGTTCTCTCCATTTCGCTCGGCTGGAACTTCACTAAAGGTCTCTGCTGGTTCTACAAGCACAGGGTCCAGTAA
- the slc25a12 gene encoding calcium-binding mitochondrial carrier protein Aralar1 isoform X1: protein MAAKVQLTKRADPNELKVIFQKYASVVEKDGERYMTPNDFVQKYLGLHTQLHYNPKTVQLLAGVADTTKDGLISFQEFLAFESVLCVPDALFIVAFQLFDKTGTGCVSFENVRDIFSQTTVHHHIPFNWDCEFIRLHFGNDRKKSLSYLEFSQFLQELQLEHARQAFAQKDKVKSGAVSALDFSDIMSTIRHHMLTPFVEENLVSAAVGGTSHMVSFSYFNAFNSLLNHMELIRKIYSTLAGSRKDTLVTKEEFVHAANKFGQITPMEIDILFQLSGLHSQTGRLNLADIERIAPLEEGALPYNLAEMQRQNSQADVSRPVWLQAAESAYRFTLGSIAGATGATAVYPIDLVKTRMQNQRSTGSFVGELMYKNSFDCAKKVLRYEGVFGFYRGLVPQLIGVAPEKAIKLTVNDFVRDKFTTKDDTIPLAAEILAGGCAGGSQVIFTNPLEIVKIRLQVAGEITTGPRVSALSVVRDLGFLGLYKGAKACFLRDIPFSAIYFPVYAHTKTSMADEDGRLGPLQLLTAGAIAGVPAASLVTPADVIKTRLQVAARAGQTTYSGVIDCFRKILKEEGFRALWKGAGARVFRSSPQFGVTLVTYELLQRWFYVDFGGHRPSGSEPTPKSRISELPPVSPEHVGGYRLAAATFAGVENKFGLHLPKFKSSGVMAIHSETPKEQAGAS, encoded by the exons ATGGCGGCCAAG GTGCAGTTAACCAAAAGGGCCGACCCTAATGAGCTGAAGGTCATCTTCCAAAAG TATGCCAGTGTGGTGGAAAAGGATGGGGAGCGGTACATGACACCCAATGATTTCGTGCAGAAGTATTTGGGCCTCCACACACAGCTCCACTACAATCCTAAAACTGTGCAGCTGCTCGCCGGTGTGGCAGACACTACAAAAGATGG TCTGATCTCGTTCCAAGAGTTTCTGGCCTTTGAGTCGGTGCTGTGTGTGCCTGATGCCCTCTTCATCGTGGCCTTCCAGCTGTTTGACAAGACAGGCACTGGATGTGTGTCCTTCG AGAATGTGCGTGATATCTTCAGCCAGACCACCGTACACCATCACATCCCCTTCAACTGGGACTGTGAGTTCATCCGCTTGCATTTCggcaatgacagaaaaaaaagtctCAGCTACCTGGAGTTCTCCCAATTCCTGCAG GAGCTGCAGCTGGAGCACGCCAGACAAGCGTTCGCACAGAAAGACAAGGTCAAGAGCGGCGCTGTTTCTGCCCTGGACTTCAGTGACATCATGTCCACCATCAGACACCACATGCTCACACCTTTCGTGGAGGAAAACCTTGTGTCT GCAGCGGTTGGTGGCACTTCTCACATGGTGAGCTTCTCCTACTTCAATGCCTTCAACTCTCTCCTGAACCACATGGAGCTGATTCGTAAGATCTACAGCACTCTCGCAGGGTCTCGCAAGGATACGCTCGTCACCAAAG aggagtttgttcatGCTGCAAATAAGTTTGGTCAGATTACTCCTATGGAAATCGACATCCTCTTCCAGCTTTCAGGACTGCACTCCCAAACAGG ACGCTTAAACCTGGCTGATATCGAGCGGATAGCACCACTAGAGGAAGGAGCCCTGCCATATAATCTAGCTGAGATGCAGAGACAG AATTCACAAGCGGATGTTTCTCGGCCTGTGTGGCTGCAGGCAGCAGAGTCAGCGTACAGATTTACTCTGGGATCCATCGCTGGAG ccaCGGGTGCCACAGCCGTGTACCCCATAGACCTGGTCAAGACCCGAATGCAGAACCAGCGCTCCACAGGCTCCTTCGTAGGAGAGCTCATGTACAAGAACAGCTTTGACTGCGCCAAGAAAGTCCTGCGATACGAGGGCGTCTTCGGCTTCTATAGAG GTCTTGTACCTCAGCTCATCGGAGTGGCTCCAGAAAAAGCCATCAAGCTCACT GTGAATGACTTTGTGAGAGACAAATTTACCACTAAAGATGATACGATACCTCTGGCTGCTGAGATTCTCGCTGGTGGATGT GCCGGTGGGTCACAGGTTATCTTCACCAATCCTCTGGAGATTGTTAAGATTCGTCTGCAGGTGGCCGGTGAGATCACTACAGGCCCCAGAGTGAGCGCGCTCAGCGTAGTCCGAGACCTTGGCTTTTTGGGCCTGTACAAG GGTGCGAAGGCTTGTTTCCTGCGTGATATCCCCTTCTCTGCCATCTATTTCCCCGTTTATGCTCATACGAAGACAAGTATGGCGGATGAGGATGGGAGGCTGGGTCCTCTGCAGCTGCTGACCGCTGGAGCCATCGCAG gTGTCCCGGCTGCTTCGCTCGTCACCCCTGCTGATGTGATCAAAACACGACTGCAGGTGGCTGCTCGCGCCGGTCAGACGACTTACTCTGGAGTGATCGACTGCTTCAGGAAGATCTTAAAGGAGGAAGGCTTCCGCGCTCTGTGGAAGGGAGCTggag CTCGTGTCTTCCGTTCCTCTCCTCAGTTCGGTGTGACCCTGGTGACCTACGAGCTCCTGCAGCGATGGTTCTACGTTGACTTCGGGGGACA TCGCCCTTCTGGTTCTGAACCAACGCCCAAATCCCGGATCTCTGAGCTTCCTCCTGTCAGTCCTGAGCACGTGGGTGGTTACCGTCTGGCAGCCGCCACCTTCGCCGGCGTGGAGAACAAGTTTGGACTGCACCtgcccaagttcaaatcctctGGGGTCATGGCCATTCACTCCGAAACGCCCAAGGAACAAGCCGGCGCATCGTAA